The Nocardia sp. BMG51109 nucleotide sequence GACGTACCCGGTATCGGCTCGCTCGTCGTCGATGTCGCCTACGGGGGCATGACCTATGTCCTGGTCGAGGCCGCCAAGGTCGGCTTCGACCTGGTGCCGTCGGAGGCCCGCGCGCTGTGTGAGGCCGGTCAGCGCATCAAGGTCGCCGCGGCCGAGCAACTGCCGGTCCGGCATCCGGTGAATCCCGACATTCCGGGGATTACGCAGACCGCGTTCACCGGTCCTGTCTTCCGCGAGCGCGACGAGGACGGCACGGAATTCCTGCGGTCGAAGAACGCGGTGATCGTTTCGCCCGGGCGCGTGGACCGATCGCCCTGTGGCACCGGCACCTCCGCGCGGCTGGCGCTGCTGCACGCCCGCGGCGAGATCGAGGTGGGGCAGCTGTTCCGGCACGAGTCGCTGATCGGATCGGAATTCGATTCCCGGGTGGAGGAGACCACTGCGGTCGGCGACTATCCGGCAGTGGTGCCCAGCGTCTCCGGCCGGTCGTGGATCACCTCGTTCAATCAGCTCGTCCTGGATCCCTCCGATCCGTTTCCGCACGGT carries:
- a CDS encoding proline racemase family protein; protein product: MKFSRMLNVVDCHAEGESGKVVVGGVGNVPGETMFDKRVYLETHLDQLRELLLFEPRGAVWHNANIVLPSGNPAAQLGYVILESTEYPAMSGSNTMCVATVLLETGMLPMTEPVTELVLESPAGLIRVECECRDGKVLRAKLFNQPAFVYHQQQSIDVPGIGSLVVDVAYGGMTYVLVEAAKVGFDLVPSEARALCEAGQRIKVAAAEQLPVRHPVNPDIPGITQTAFTGPVFRERDEDGTEFLRSKNAVIVSPGRVDRSPCGTGTSARLALLHARGEIEVGQLFRHESLIGSEFDSRVEETTAVGDYPAVVPSVSGRSWITSFNQLVLDPSDPFPHGYTPSDTWMNQD